In Solobacterium moorei, a single genomic region encodes these proteins:
- a CDS encoding tyrosine-type recombinase/integrase, which yields MWYRNYILLILGVNTGNRIETLIELTPRDIAGGQYTCKEMKTGKVQQFTMNPDVYATVREYIERYNIQMNEYIFESRQGLKGYPITRQQAWRVIKQLAKEAGIEYPVACHSLRKSYGRWYWDETHDLLTTQKLLMHESAAETMLYIMLEPSDIQDVRESINHTEKWG from the coding sequence GTGTGGTATCGCAATTATATTCTATTAATTCTTGGTGTTAACACAGGGAATCGCATTGAGACGTTAATAGAACTAACTCCTAGGGATATTGCTGGTGGACAGTATACATGTAAAGAGATGAAAACAGGTAAGGTACAACAGTTCACAATGAATCCTGACGTATATGCCACTGTTAGAGAGTATATAGAGCGATATAACATTCAGATGAATGAATATATATTCGAGTCTAGACAGGGCTTAAAAGGCTACCCAATCACGCGCCAGCAAGCTTGGAGAGTGATTAAACAATTAGCCAAAGAAGCAGGGATTGAATATCCTGTTGCCTGCCATAGTTTAAGAAAGTCATATGGTAGATGGTACTGGGATGAAACGCACGACTTACTGACTACACAAAAACTACTAATGCATGAGAGTGCAGCTGAAACAATGTTGTATATCATGTTAGAACCATCCGACATACAGGATGTTAGAGAGTCTATCAACCACACAGAAAAATGGGGATAG
- a CDS encoding PcfJ domain-containing protein, giving the protein MRSADYYVKKRLKVPKSFFEWGNSQFPTIIFSNKNTTITSDRDGCKIINKKLTKKTKLTFWECYKCFAIILCTSKKIEIQSYVFESRYIEGIQHLSCYLINYELFENDKNIQCGQNYFYPDRFQFGLRRQSSMSGPYTNVMFYDNGFEKTIRDKSELKYINWESPIDVWNIRRFYQYRKEIEFLQKINAKQLAKEVMYGSGQCDMRIINEKWLRSHKHKIKNSDICFEKIILEEKIRERNGKIVPGIEQYLTHVNFDKIPDCVGIIHFQNWAIKNHIDFRYYIDYLKLMKLCGVPINDTNACPKDLQKAHQDMVKLFNSLERERKEEARRKRDKELQDKFNELIEKRKYMEMEINGLKFILPKKASDLVKEGSILHHCVGTYVEEHASGETTIVFIRNSDKIDRPLYTMEFRKKDIVQIRAKYNKKPPNEVFEVAEIWKKKVVTRGRKNA; this is encoded by the coding sequence ATGAGAAGCGCAGATTACTATGTAAAGAAACGCTTAAAAGTTCCAAAGTCATTCTTTGAGTGGGGAAATAGTCAATTTCCAACGATAATTTTTTCAAACAAGAACACAACAATTACATCAGATAGAGATGGTTGCAAGATTATCAATAAGAAGTTGACTAAGAAAACAAAATTGACATTCTGGGAATGTTACAAGTGCTTTGCTATTATTCTATGCACATCTAAGAAAATTGAAATTCAGTCGTATGTTTTTGAATCTAGATACATTGAAGGGATCCAGCACTTATCATGCTATTTGATCAATTATGAACTGTTCGAAAACGATAAAAACATTCAATGCGGTCAGAACTATTTTTATCCTGATAGATTTCAGTTTGGATTAAGACGACAGAGTTCTATGTCAGGACCATATACGAATGTTATGTTCTATGATAATGGCTTTGAAAAAACTATTAGGGATAAGTCGGAACTCAAGTACATAAATTGGGAGTCTCCGATTGATGTATGGAACATTAGAAGATTCTATCAATACAGGAAAGAGATAGAGTTTCTTCAAAAAATAAATGCAAAACAATTAGCAAAAGAAGTTATGTATGGTTCTGGCCAGTGTGATATGAGAATAATCAACGAAAAATGGTTGAGAAGTCATAAACATAAGATTAAAAATTCAGATATATGTTTCGAAAAAATAATCTTGGAAGAGAAGATTAGAGAGAGAAACGGAAAGATTGTTCCTGGTATAGAACAGTATCTAACGCATGTTAATTTCGATAAGATTCCGGATTGCGTTGGCATTATCCACTTTCAAAATTGGGCAATTAAAAATCATATAGATTTCAGATACTACATCGATTATCTAAAGCTGATGAAACTGTGTGGTGTTCCAATTAACGATACAAATGCATGCCCTAAGGATTTACAAAAAGCGCACCAAGATATGGTTAAATTATTTAATTCTCTTGAACGAGAACGAAAAGAAGAAGCTAGACGTAAGCGTGATAAAGAACTTCAAGATAAATTTAATGAACTTATTGAGAAAAGAAAATACATGGAAATGGAAATAAACGGTCTTAAATTTATCTTACCGAAAAAAGCAAGTGATTTAGTTAAAGAAGGTTCTATATTACATCATTGCGTAGGTACTTATGTTGAAGAACATGCATCTGGGGAAACAACGATCGTATTTATTAGAAATTCTGATAAGATAGACAGACCTTTATATACGATGGAATTCAGAAAAAAAGACATTGTTCAGATTCGCGCAAAGTATAATAAAAAGCCACCAAATGAAGTATTTGAAGTGGCAGAAATTTGGAAAAAGAAAGTAGTAACAAGAGGAAGAAAGAATGCTTAA
- a CDS encoding Cas9 inhibitor AcrIIA9 family protein, whose product MSEIKQRALEKMNAEMSQKHSRSIDSIHNWLCEQEDDDLFEKICQEGKTIADAYQYCRNKSSEYRDEDCAMVSDDIVFGWVVDYFKSSLQEVKETYLYSSKGTNDKKHAEKKETPKNNVKTSQKEKEKADFERISLFEL is encoded by the coding sequence ATGTCGGAAATTAAACAACGAGCATTGGAAAAAATGAATGCAGAGATGAGTCAGAAACATTCACGTTCAATAGATTCTATTCACAACTGGCTTTGCGAACAAGAAGATGATGATCTTTTCGAGAAGATATGCCAGGAAGGGAAAACAATTGCTGATGCATATCAGTACTGCCGCAATAAATCATCTGAATATCGTGATGAAGATTGTGCAATGGTTTCTGATGATATTGTATTCGGCTGGGTTGTTGATTATTTCAAATCTTCATTACAAGAGGTAAAAGAAACGTATTTATACAGTTCTAAAGGTACTAATGATAAGAAACACGCCGAAAAGAAAGAAACACCTAAAAACAACGTTAAAACGAGCCAGAAAGAAAAGGAGAAGGCTGACTTCGAAAGAATAAGCTTATTTGAACTATGA
- a CDS encoding DUF3892 domain-containing protein, which produces MNNIARANVKVVSQSSTGLNTKVSVNGRIMTNNQAYNQAKQGKINGYNGSISSNGNKYIRSNPDKSTNNNLEK; this is translated from the coding sequence GTGAATAATATCGCTAGGGCTAATGTAAAAGTTGTTAGTCAATCTTCAACTGGGTTGAATACAAAAGTATCTGTAAATGGTCGTATAATGACCAATAATCAAGCCTATAACCAAGCAAAGCAAGGCAAGATTAACGGATACAACGGTTCTATTTCATCAAATGGAAACAAGTACATCCGTTCAAATCCAGACAAGTCAACTAATAACAATTTAGAAAAGTAA
- a CDS encoding helix-turn-helix domain-containing protein, whose amino-acid sequence MFYILERELKERNITRRILSKEIGIAETTLSLKLNGKRDFTLSECNAIKEYLNTNLGLDELFATKLH is encoded by the coding sequence ATGTTTTATATCTTAGAACGTGAATTGAAGGAACGCAATATAACTAGACGGATTTTATCTAAAGAAATTGGGATTGCTGAAACAACTCTTTCTTTAAAGTTGAATGGTAAAAGGGATTTTACATTATCAGAGTGTAATGCGATTAAAGAGTACTTAAATACAAATCTTGGACTTGATGAGTTGTTCGCAACCAAGTTGCATTAA
- a CDS encoding XRE family transcriptional regulator, giving the protein MKNIENILKALIVDKFKNLRQFSIEADLPYTTLIGILERGINKASIQNIIKICKALNIDTDALANGEIKERNVEAQKLTFSESSIIKKYRSLDGYGKKAINNLLEVEYERCNTVIEEDMPLYITKPYYTVGASAGNGEYLFDDLDKTSITLPDTPLNNKADLVIAVRGHSMEPTYNDGDKLLVKKQSELNVGDIGVFIINGESFVKELGKDRLISHNKQYQDIHCNDYDKMVTVGKVIGVI; this is encoded by the coding sequence ATGAAAAATATAGAAAATATCCTTAAAGCTTTAATTGTTGATAAATTTAAAAACTTACGACAATTCTCCATCGAAGCAGATTTGCCGTATACAACTCTTATAGGAATACTCGAACGCGGAATAAATAAAGCAAGTATTCAAAATATCATTAAAATCTGTAAAGCCTTAAATATAGATACAGATGCCTTGGCGAATGGTGAAATTAAAGAAAGAAATGTAGAAGCACAAAAACTTACGTTTTCTGAATCTAGTATCATAAAAAAATACCGTAGCTTAGATGGCTACGGTAAAAAGGCTATTAATAATCTATTAGAGGTTGAATACGAGCGTTGTAACACGGTTATTGAAGAAGATATGCCACTGTATATAACAAAGCCTTATTACACTGTAGGAGCGTCTGCCGGCAATGGCGAATATTTATTCGATGATCTCGATAAAACATCAATCACGCTTCCGGATACACCTTTAAACAATAAAGCAGATCTTGTCATTGCTGTTAGAGGGCATTCGATGGAGCCGACATATAATGATGGTGATAAATTGTTAGTGAAAAAGCAATCCGAATTAAATGTTGGTGATATCGGTGTATTCATCATCAATGGCGAGAGTTTCGTCAAGGAACTCGGAAAAGATCGGTTGATATCTCACAACAAGCAATATCAGGATATACATTGCAACGACTATGACAAAATGGTTACGGTCGGAAAGGTAATAGGAGTAATATAA